A single region of the Devosia sp. FJ2-5-3 genome encodes:
- a CDS encoding STAS domain-containing protein: MANQDRHSITLPEVIDLDALDAIRDKLIDAIEEGPVTVAAGAVERVSTNALLMLVSAAETARRNHFEFAIEAPSASMMAAIERLGLAGQFSGMIRK, from the coding sequence ATGGCCAATCAAGACAGACACTCGATTACCTTGCCAGAGGTGATCGATCTAGACGCGCTTGATGCCATCCGCGACAAATTGATCGACGCCATTGAGGAGGGGCCGGTCACCGTCGCAGCCGGCGCCGTGGAGCGCGTTTCGACCAATGCGCTGCTCATGCTGGTCAGCGCGGCGGAAACGGCGCGGAGAAACCACTTCGAATTTGCCATCGAAGCCCCCAGCGCTTCGATGATGGCCGCCATTGAGCGCCTAGGCCTGGCAGGCCAGTTTTCAGGGATGATAAGAAAATGA
- a CDS encoding NAD(P)H-dependent oxidoreductase, translating into MTTKIALTGLARDLAARAEAGNPIRVGVIGSGEMGTDLVTQMSLMEGIEMAAIATRRPHTALDAMTIAYGDDSRGKVAETPSQATAAIEAGKIAITSAETLVTTPNIDVVIDATGKPGVAADYDLTAMEHGKHLVMMNVEADVTIGAYLKAQADRLGVVYSVGAGDEPSSCMELIEFVSALGLDIVAAGKGKNNPLRHDAVPDEYREEAARRNMNPRMLVEFVDGSKTAVEMCAIANATGLLPDIPGMHGPRADRDDMAKVLIPKADGGILNSSGVVDFTIGKGVAPGVFVIVKAEHPRIIERMDDLHIGHGPYYAFFRPYHLTSLEVPLTCARIMLTGKPDMVPLPRPVAEVCAVAKRDLLPGQTFDAIGETSYRSYTMTVTDARARGAVPVGLLEGGKVTAPVAKGDLLTLANSQPDTTTRLYALRQEQDRMLQGL; encoded by the coding sequence ATGACCACCAAAATCGCCTTGACCGGACTCGCCCGCGATCTCGCTGCCCGGGCCGAGGCAGGCAACCCAATTCGGGTTGGTGTCATCGGTTCCGGCGAGATGGGAACCGACCTCGTCACCCAGATGAGTTTGATGGAGGGCATCGAGATGGCGGCCATCGCCACGCGCCGGCCGCACACGGCCCTCGATGCGATGACGATTGCCTATGGCGACGACAGCCGGGGCAAGGTTGCGGAGACGCCGAGCCAGGCCACTGCCGCCATCGAGGCCGGCAAGATCGCCATCACCTCTGCCGAAACCTTGGTCACCACACCAAATATCGATGTGGTGATCGACGCCACCGGCAAGCCCGGCGTGGCAGCAGACTATGACCTCACGGCCATGGAGCACGGCAAGCATCTGGTGATGATGAATGTCGAGGCGGACGTCACTATCGGAGCCTATCTGAAGGCCCAGGCCGACCGGCTCGGTGTGGTCTATTCCGTGGGTGCCGGCGACGAGCCTTCATCCTGCATGGAACTGATCGAATTCGTTTCTGCGCTCGGTCTCGATATTGTCGCTGCAGGCAAGGGCAAGAATAATCCGCTGAGGCACGACGCCGTCCCCGATGAATATCGGGAAGAGGCCGCCCGCCGGAACATGAACCCGCGCATGCTGGTGGAATTCGTCGACGGCTCCAAGACCGCCGTGGAAATGTGCGCCATTGCCAATGCCACCGGCCTCCTGCCGGACATTCCGGGCATGCACGGCCCCAGGGCCGATCGCGATGACATGGCCAAGGTGCTCATTCCAAAGGCCGACGGCGGCATCCTCAACTCATCGGGTGTGGTCGATTTCACCATCGGCAAGGGCGTTGCGCCGGGCGTGTTCGTCATCGTCAAGGCCGAGCATCCGCGCATTATCGAGCGCATGGACGATCTTCATATCGGCCACGGGCCATACTACGCCTTCTTCCGCCCCTATCATCTGACCAGCCTTGAAGTGCCGCTGACCTGCGCCCGCATCATGCTGACGGGCAAGCCGGACATGGTACCGCTGCCGCGCCCCGTCGCCGAGGTCTGCGCCGTCGCCAAGCGCGACCTCCTGCCCGGCCAAACCTTCGATGCCATCGGGGAAACCTCCTACCGCTCCTACACCATGACCGTCACCGACGCCCGTGCACGCGGCGCCGTCCCGGTTGGTTTGCTCGAAGGTGGAAAGGTCACGGCGCCCGTGGCGAAGGGCGATCTGCTGACCTTGGCCAACAGCCAGCCCGACACCACCACACGCCTTTATGCGCTGCGCCAGGAACAGGACCGGAT
- a CDS encoding response regulator translates to MTLRVLTVDDSRTILAMLHHTLSNAGFEVLQAEDGKQGLDVLMSQDVDVVITDINMPVMDGIEFIKNVRASGQYQSLPILILTTETSQDKRDQGKAAGGTGWIVKPFDPDKLISVIHRVVH, encoded by the coding sequence ATGACATTGCGCGTACTGACCGTCGATGACTCGCGGACCATCCTGGCCATGCTGCATCACACGCTGAGCAATGCCGGCTTCGAGGTGCTGCAGGCCGAAGACGGCAAGCAGGGGCTCGACGTCCTCATGAGCCAGGATGTCGACGTGGTAATCACCGACATCAACATGCCCGTCATGGACGGTATCGAATTTATCAAGAATGTGCGCGCCAGCGGACAATATCAAAGCCTGCCGATCCTGATCCTGACCACTGAAACCAGTCAGGACAAGCGCGACCAGGGCAAGGCCGCAGGCGGCACGGGCTGGATCGTCAAACCCTTCGATCCGGACAAGCTGATCAGCGTCATTCACCGCGTCGTCCACTAA